TGCCTTGTCAAATTTTACTTCAAGTTGCTCCTTCAAAAGCCTTAAAGCTTTAGTTGCAAAAACATTCTGCCAGAGAAAACAACCCTGAGTTCGAAGCGCCTGTACACAGAAGTCGACCGCATCTGCACAAGAAAAAATGGGGAGAGATTCCTTCATTGTACTGAAAATTTACAATTTTGTTTGAAAACACCGCTTAAATCAAACACGCAGCCAGAATCCTTATCTGAAATTCAGTTTTTAATCGAGGTCAGCAGGGCTGAATAATCCTGGTCTGCAAAACCGGCCTCCGCGGCTTGATTTAAGAGGGCTTTAACCGACATTAAACTGCCTGTATTCAAGTCCATCCCCGCTGAGGCCGATTCAAAAAGTGCGAGATCCTTCAGCATATGGCGAACAGGAAAATTGGGGTGGGTATAATCCTGGCTCAGGTAGCGGGGAAGTTTTTTTGCAAAGGTGGGTGCATTTAAGGCACTTTGCTCTAAAATTTCCATAAATGTTGAAACAGGCACGCCAGAAGCACGCACAAATTCCAAGCTGAGTCCAAAGACCGCCAGTAAAGAGGGGATCATTTGATTAAGTGCCAGTTTCAAACTGGAAGCAGAGCCCACTGGCCCGATCCACTTTACAGATTTACAGAGCTGCTCCAAAATTGGCAGGAACTCTAAGCAGAGCGACTCCTCCCCTCCCACCATGCAAATCAATTCATGGGCCTTGACTTGCGCAATACTTCCCAAAACCGGTGCTTCAAGAAAATGCCCCCCCTCAGAACGAATGAATTCCTGCAGTGCTAAGTTTTGCTCAGGGGCCAAGGTTCCCATTTGCAAGATCGTCTTATTGCGAAGCTCTCCTGAAGAAAATGTCTGCACTACTGCCTGAGAGGCTGAATAATCACTGAGCATGAGAACCAAAACTTGAGCCTCAACCAGCGCTTCAGAGGGGGTTTGAGAAACCTTTATCCCATAAGTCGCTAGGGGTTCGGCCTTAGACAGCGTTCGGTTCCAAACTGAAACCTGGTTGCCCAAAATTTGCCATTCTTGTGCCATGGGCGCACCCATGAGACCTGTTCCGCAAAGTGCAATTTTCATTTTAGTAGAGTGAAACAATATTGTTTTTTTTCAACTCCCAGAAACAGCGGGCAAGAGCCTCGACATCCACCATGGCATTGTGTGCACCTTCAAAACCCATATTGAAGAGCTTATGATGCAATTCTTCAAGTTTTGGAAATTTATTGCGGTTGCCAGATTTGATCGCCACAAAATCCACTGTACTTTCCATTGTACAAATACGGTTGAGTTCCTTCATCGGGTTCGGCAAGCCTTTGCGGATAAATTCCGCGCCTAAGATTTTATCATCGAAGGAAATATTATGCGCGACCAAGACTGTCGACTCCTGAACTACCTTTGAAAATTTTTGCAGCACTTCCGTTAAGTCATGCCCTTCTTTCATAGCTTGATCATTGGTAATTCCATGAACACTTTCGTAAACATAAAAATTTTCAGGAAAAATCAAATAATCTCCCCGTGATAGCTCATTTTGCTGGGCATCAGCCTGAATCCAGGCCAATTGAATCATACGGGGCCAATTATCCACTTCAGTGATCGGCGCGTTGAAATTATAAGGCAAACCATTGGTTTCGGTATCGAAAAAGATAAATACTTCATCTTTCACAAATTCTTCTGTATCAAATAGTGAAAACTGTCCCATGCATTCCTCGTATTCTTTTATCTAAGGGGGCATTATAACCCAAGATGTTCTCTAAAAGCGGAACTTAGGGCCCTCCAATATAGTACCTGAGCCAGGCCTCAAGGCTGAGTAAAATCCATACTTTGAGACCATGACGGGGCAGATATCCCCCCAAATCCCAAGCCGCTAAGCGCTGAAAATAGTCTCGCTTAAACCATGGATATTTGGCCAGATTGCGCAGACGATGCTTTGCCTCGCGGTTTAAGGGCCCACCCGGTTTAAACCACTGCTCAACAGGCACCTGCATTCCACTTTTGGGTCGATTGAGGATTTGAGCAGGGAGCAAATCTGAAACTGCCTGCTTTAAAATGTATTTTTCAACTCCCCCGCGCAGTTTAAATTGTGGCGGCATTGAAAACGCAAGTTCAGCAATATTTTTATCAAAGAGTGGAGAGGCGGGATACACTCCCAATTTCTGGCTGATGGCATTGACCTTGTAGAGAATATGGTGTGAACCTTTTAAACGGGTATTGGCGCTCATCAACTGGTGCACCAAACTTTGTTCTGATTGAGCTGAAAACCAGGGAATTAAGTCTTTCTCCAAGCCGCCAGGGGTCAAGGCTTTGAGGGTTTCAGGTTCAAAAAGCTGAGGCAGGTCGGCATAAAGCTTGCGATAGCTGTGCAAATAGGTACGCGCCAATTCAAATTCAGGGGTTTTAGTTTCTTGAAGATAAAGTGCTGAGAGCAACATGGGGATATTTTTGGGCCCCCCAAAAAGCGGATCCCCCCCTTCGCCATTGAAGAGCACAGGGCCATAGGCGTTTGCAGTTCGAAACAGCAAAGCATTGGGTACTGTCAAAGGATCGCCGATCGGATTCCCTAAGCAAGCAAGGGTTGCATCTAAAAAATGCATCACCGTTTGCGGCATTATCTCTAAAATCTGATGTTCAGTCTGCGCAGCTTCAGCAAGGGCCTGACTGAAAGGAAGTTCATTGCGATACTTCTCGCCAAAGGAGACAGACCAGGTTCGCACCTTGCTTAAACTAAACTTTGACAGCAAAGCCACGACCAGACTGGAATCAATGCCTCCTGAAAGTGAGGCACAAACAGTTTCCTGAGCGGGCATTCGCCTGAGGATGGCCGACTCCAGCTCCTCACGCAAAAGCCGAATGGCAGTCTCTTCAGAGCATTCCCTGTCTATTTCGGGCAAAGTCCAAAAATGCTCGGTTTTGACTTCTCCCTGGCTCCAGTGGAGTGCTTCTCCAGGCAGAAGTTCAAAAACATCGTTTAAAAGCGTCTCGCGTCCGGGCAGATAAGCATAACTCAGATAGCGGGCAAGCGCATCCAGATTTAAACTCCGTTGAACCATCCCAGAGGCCAATAACAAATCTAAATTTGAGGCATATATCAACCCGGCACCAATACGCGTATAAAACAGGGTTCTCTCGCCCATGGGGTCACGGTAAAGGCTTAACTGTCTGTCGGATTCATGGTCAGCCACCACAAAGCCACCCTTTACCGCTGAAATTTGCCCCTGCTGAATCTGCTGCTTCCAAGCCTGGGCTGTGCGCAGGTCCTGCCCCCCCACTTCACAGGCATAGCTTTCAAAACGTAAACCTTGCATGAATTGAGGAATGACCCCCTGGGCCCTCCAGCTTTGCTCAAGCGTGTGAGTCTGTGAAACAGAAAGACCCACGCCCCCTGCAATAACAGGGAAATTTCTCTGTCTTTGCCCAGGCAAAACAAGTTCCCCTTTGGCCAAGGGTCGGACATGGGTTTGTTTTTTTGAAAGCCCCAAACTAACCAAAATCTCCCCCTCCACCATCATCAAAATCTAAAACAAAACCCGATTCTACGCCAAAATCTGAAACACCATCCCCTGCGGCATAGGCATCCACAATTTTTTCCTGATGGGCATTGATTTGATTGCGTAAATGCCGCAACAAACGACTGGGGGGAATCACCATCAAATCAAGTTTCCATTCTTTCAACCATGCCAATTCTTCCTCAGAATAACCTGCAAGCGTACGAAAGGGACTGTTTGATTTTTCCCATAAACCCTTAAATTTTTCCGCATGCACAGGATTCAAGCCCAAATCAAAGATCTTCGCATGGGGAAACCACTCAGGGCGTTTCAATTCTGAAACCATACTGCAGCCATTGAGACTGGCATTGTGGATAAAATAGACCATTAAATGTTCACTGCGTTGAAGCATGGCACGAATTTCTTCAAAATTCTCGCGTGGATAGCCATTAAAACTGAGAATGGCACATTTTTGCTCCAAATGAAATTGATTGGCAACCAAGAAATCAACGATCTCTGGTTTATCACAGAGAATCAGCCGCTCAACACTATAGTCCAACAAGTCCTTAAAGGGGGGGGCGGCTATCAATTTTGACGGTTTATCAGAAGTTTGAAGTAAATAGGGAATCGTCTCCCCCTCTACCGCTTTCCAGCGATTCAGGTGTTTGCTAAAATCAAGCCATTTGAACTGGATTTCAGGGGATTCAGCTGCACTGATGACTTTTTTTGCAGCCCGGAATAGGATGAATAAATAGACCAAAGCTACAAGAAAGAAGGCATTCCCCAAAAAAGAGGCAAGCGGAAAAGACATAATTACACCAAAAATCAGACCCGCAACCACGGTTCCTATCGCTGCTGCTTTGGGATTTTGAAGAGGTTTTGCCTTTTTTCTTCTTGCCAATTCAAAATACAAATGCCGTGGATGAAAATACAAGCTCTGTTTGGCTGAGATCTGCGTCAAGGCTGCCTGAAAAAAACCATCCGTATAAGGGTCTCCTCTTTTCGGCTCAAAGACAAAGCGTTTTCCACATTGAGGACATTTTCCATTGCTTCTTGCACGATATAGACTATTTGTGCCACATTTTAAACACTTCATCTTCACTGGCCTCAATATTTCTTTCAGACTAAACCAGAAAAAAGTATAACAGAAATCAATTTTTGAGCATTTCTAACTGAAGAGAAAAATCTGACTGCTTTATACTGTTATAGGTAAGCATATCAGGAGAGGCCAGGTATTCCATTTGAAGCACCGATCTCAATTGGACGCTGCAATTGAAAAGGCCTGGCAACTCAGAGATTTTGATCTGGGTGCAGTTTTAATTTTACAGGCCTTGAGCCTCTGTCTTTCTGAAAATGAACAAACCCGCTACTGGGATCAGCTCATCACTCTCGTATTTCAAGGCCATTTTCAATTTATAGAAATGCTCTTGCTTCAAATGCAAGAAGAAGCTCCAGCAAATGCTTCACTCTATCTTGTCTTGGGGATATGCTCACAACAATCGGGGTTGCCCAAGCGAGCTAGATTTTGGCTGGAACAAAGCCTGAGCTTGAATCTTAAACTTTTCAAAACACACCAAGCCTATCTTTGGAGCTATTTACTCGACCCAGAATTGAATTTCAAAGCCAGAATCAGACCCTTCCAGGAATATGGTCAAATCTTAGCACACCATCATCCCCAAGCGAGCGCCTATCAAGTAAACATCGATCCCGAGAAAAAAATCAGGATCGGCTATGTCTCTTCAGACTTTTATGACCATTCTGTGGTGCATATGTATGCCCCTTTGTTTGCCTTAAAAAATTCCCAAGCCTTTGAAGTCTACGCCTATGCCACCATTGGACGTGAGGGGCCAATGCACGAATGGTTTCAAAATCAGGCCCATTGTTTGCGGAATATTGAAGGTTTTTCTACTGAAGACGCTGTCAAATGCATTCAAAATGACAAAATCGATATTCTGGTAGATTTAAATGGCCCCACTTTCGGGAACCGACTGGATATTTTCGCCGCTAAACCCGCTCCAATCCAAATAACAGGTCTTGGATTTGGCTGGACTTCAGGCCTGGCCAGTATGGATTATATTTTTACGGATCACTATCTTCTTCCCCCGGAATTGGCACAAGCAGTGCCAGAGCAGCCCTTGTATCTCAGCAGTATCTTTCATTGGTTGGCTGACCAAGACATTCAGAATTTTGAGCCCCACAGAAAGACCCGCCCCCCCTCTCCCTGTTTTGGTGCCTTTCATCAGGTGCTCAAAATCAATCACAGCATGCTCACACTTTGGGCCGAAATTCTGAGAACCATTCCTGAATCACGCCTTCTGCTTAAAGACAGGGGGCTTGATCATGCGGGAGCGCAAGCCTATTATCGCCTGCTGTTTAAAGCAAAAGGCATTGCCCCAGAGCGCATTTTATTTGCGGGCCGAACCTCTCAAAGAGAACATGTTCAGGCTTACCAATCAGTCGATCTGGTTTTAGATACTTTCCCCTATCAAGCCGGAATCTCAGCATGCGAAGCTTTGTATATGGGAGTCCCCATTATCTCTCTACAGGGAGGAAACCGAGGTGCAGAAAGCCTGATGCATGCAATCGGTCATCCTGAATTTTTAGCAAATTCAGGCCAAAACTATATCGATAAAGCAGTGAAACTGATCCAGGATAGCGAACAATTGAATGCTTACCGCGCTTGCCTAAGAAAAGATTTATTCAATTCTTCGGTTTCCAATCTTTCCGAATTCAGCGCTGAATGCGAAGCCTATTATCGAGAAATCTGGCGTCATTGGTGTAGTCAAGCACACAAGAGCTGATAAAATACCTGCAAATGCTTAATCAAGAGGTTCACCATGGCACAGTTTATTCAAGCCTTTGACCAGGTACTTAGCCCTGAAGAGTCACAGGAATTAATCAAAAAGTTTGAACGCAGCAAAACCAAAGAACCCGGCATTACTGGACATGGTTATAATGCAACGGCAAAAGACAGTCTGGATATCAATATCTCATTGGATCCTGCCTGGGAAAAAGAAAATACCTGGATAGTCAACCGTACCTTTCGCTACCTGGTTCAATATGTCAGAAAATATCCCCATCTGCTAACGGGTGCAGTGGCCATGTCCATTCCCAATCCAGAAGGGGGTACCATGATGATAACCCCTGAAATCATCGCCATTCTGGATGATGAAACCGTTGAAGCTTTGATTCGTAAAATTTACCATCTGGGCACTATCAATCTCCAGAAATATCAACGCAAACAAGGGGGATACCACCACTTTCACTCTGAAACCTATCCCTCGATGACTGCGGATCCCGATCAATCGCCCTTACATCGCGTGATGTTGTTTATGTATTATTTAAACGATGTACGAGAAGGCGGAGAAACTGAATTTCTCTATCAGAACTTAAAATTCAAGCCTACCCGTGGACAACTTGTTTTTGCCCCTTGCGGCTATACCCATACCCATAAAGGGCATATTCCCCTGACCAATGATAAATATATTCTGACTTCCTGGATACTCTTCAGACCCGCCAAAGAAATTTACGCCAATCAACTCAAATCATGAAGCTTTCGCAAATTTGGATCTACCCGATCAAGTCTCTACAGGGCATTGAACTTCAAGCATCCCGGTTTGAGGCACGGGGATTGCTCTTTGACAGACGTTGGATGCTGGTAGATTCCCAAGGCAAATTTTTGAGCCAACGTAAAATTCCGGCCATGGCTTCACTCAAGGTAGAATTGAACGAAGCTTTGCGCGTCTTCAATCCGCAGGGAAGCTTCATTCAAATTCCCTTCCCACCCTACCCATCTGCCAAGCCAATGCAAGTCAAGATCTGGAATAGCCTGGTACTTGCTGAACAGCTCTCCGAACAGTTGGATCACTGGTTTTCTGAGCAACTGGGGCAAACGGTCAGTTTGGTTTACCTTCCAGATTCAAGCCTTCGCCCCACCTCAGAGACCTGGGCCCCAGGAGCAGAAGTCAGCTTTGCAGATGGATACCCTTTTTTATTGACCTCTGAAGCTTCTTTAAACGCTCTTGCTGCTGAAACAGGGGCAAGTTTAAATCAACGTTTGTTTCGCCCCAATCTGGTAGTCAAAGGCAATCTGGCCTGGGAAGAAAATGCGTGGGGCTTTCTCAAGATTGGAGATTATAAATTTCAGGCTGTTAAACCCTGTACCCGCTGTGTCATGATTACTCAAAATCCTGAGACGGGCAAAAGCGAGCACCCCCAGTTACTAAAGCAATTACAGACGCAAATCAGCTGGCAAAATCAAGCGATATTTGGCGAAAACCTGATCGCGCATGAGCCCCAGGGGCATCTGAAAATTGGCGATGCCATTAAGCCCATCGCTTCAAAAGCGCCTTCGCTGATTCCAGACCAGAAACTGCGGCACCTTCCACAGGATTAAAGGGGTCGCCAAAGGCATCCCCAGCCAGATAAAGTGGCAAGGGGTGATTTAACTCAAAATAATTTTCCTGCAGCGGGTTTTGAACCTGGGCAAAACGCCACTTGTGCACATCTAAGGCGACATAATTTACAGAATTATATTTCTGGGCAGCCTCCCAAAGCTTCAAACCCACAGCCTCTTTTTCCTCCTTCCAATGGCTGCGACTGAAGTGAGCTGTGGCTTGAATGGTCAGTGCTGGCACGGGTGAAATGCCCTTGGCCTGGTTATCTGCAATCCAAGCAATCGGGCTCATTGGATCTTTTTGCGACAGAGCCCCTGGAGAGGGCAAAGTACTGGGTGCTTCTAATTCAGCCATGACCACAATGCAGGGATCAAACTTGACGGCTTTTAAGCGCTGCAATATTTCTTCTTCTGGTTCAATTCCAGATTTATTTAAAAGTGTCAGAGACTGCGGCAGCGGGGGCGATAAAATCACAGCATCGGCCTGCCAGCTTCCCCCAGATTCAGATTGAAGTATCCATTCTGAATCCTTTGCTTGCAAAGAGACTATATTCTCTTCTAAACAAATCTCAAGCGGTTCGGCTAATTTTTGTGCAATCGAAGCCATGCCCTGGCTGCCAAAAAAACGCAAATAGCCATCCATATTCAAAATTTTGTCACCATTTAAAAAGCCGCGCCCCCACTCCTTCACCAAGCCCTGATCCTGCAAATCTTCAATCACGACGCGAAAAAACATTCCATGCACAGTGAGATACTGAGCCCCATGATCAAAAACAGCCTCGCCCACTCTGCGCGTGGCCATGCGTCCACCAAAACCTTTCGATTTTTCAATCACTTTGACTGCAACACCCTTCTTCTGTAAGCGTCGCGCAGCGATAATTCCAGAAATTCCGGCCCCAACAACCACACAGCTCCTCATGGTTTTTCACCTTTCACTTCGGGCAAAGGATAAGCAAGTGTCAGATCAATACTCAGGTTTTGAAGTATGGGCTTGGATAAATTGGCTGCCTGCATAGAGACTTGGATATTCAAAACCTTATCAGCAAATTTTTTCGGAATAAACACGGGTAAAACCAAAGGAACTTGTTCACCCATTGCCAATTCCTCAAGTTGATACGCTGTACTTTCCCCTTGAAAAAGGGCCTGTTCAGAATTCAGTTTGAGATCAATTTTGAGGTTTTTCAGCGGGGAAGTCCCTTCGTTCTCAAGCGCCAAGACAATTTCTATCAGCTCACCCGGCTCAATGCGATGATTGTGATTCCCGTTTGAATTGTCTTTGGCATCATCGTCAATGCCGACTAAACGCAAGGATAAAGCAGGATTGAACCAATTGGCGATGGCCCGAGCAGAAGCACTTCCCATCGCGGGTGCAGAGCCGGGTTGAATATTTTCCCAAATACGGATGTCTGGGTCATTGTGACCACTTGCCAAGAGCGGTTGAACCGGGTTGAAACTTAAAGCATAGGTCTTAGCAGGAATTCCATAGAGAGACTGGGTATTGACCCCCTGCGGAACCGTCCAAAAACGTAGGGATTGATCTCCCAAACTGCCACTGCTCAGAAAGCGACCATCGGGGCTAAACGCCAAAGTCCAGATAGGTTGAGAATGGCCGGCAAATTTTGAAATCGTTTTTTTTTCGTGCATATCCCAGAGCCGAATCATTCGATCTTCCCCAGCACTGGCAAGATATTTTCCATCAGGGCTGAAACTTAAGGCGTAAACTTCCTTCAAATGCCCTGGCAAAACAGGCCCAGCTTCCCCAGAGAGCGCATCCCACATCCGAATCGCAGTATCATCATAGGCACTCGAAACAAGATATTTTCCATCGGGACTATAGGTCAAAGCAGCAATGCCACCCGATTGGGGGGCTAAGGTTTTAAGATTTTTCCAATCGGATAATTGATGAATCAGGATACGGCCATCGAGCCCGCCACTGGCCAGTTGTTTGCCATCGGGGCTAAAAACCAGACTGAGTACGCCCTTGGTATGCTCCATGGAGGAAAAGAGATTCGCTCCCGTAATCAGATCCCAGATTTGAACGCGACGATCCAAGCCAGCAGTAGCTAACCATCTTCCATCCGGGCTGAAGGCCACTGCAGAAATCCAATTGGCATGACCTGCCAGCTCATGCAGCAAACTCCAATTTTTGGTTTCCCAAATCCGAGTCGTGCCATCAAAACTGCCTGAAGCGAGATAATTTCCATCTGGACTAAAGGCGACACTGAAAATTTCGTGCTTATGTCCAGATAATTTGCCCTCGCCCGGAACCGACTGTGCGGGCACCCAAAGGGCTTGGGCCGGCCCCGTCCAGAGCAAAAGCCCAACAAGTGCGGCAAGATAGCGCTTCAACACTTGATGTTCCTCTCCGTCAATTTTTAATCATTGTACCCCAGGTTTAATGAGGTTCGTGGACGGCATTGGGTTCATCACTGCTGGGAAAAGCCTGGTAAAAAAGCAAGGGGGGGCCAGAAATACTCCCCACGTCATGAGAAACAGGAGAAAGATCAGACACAGTGCGGGTTTGTTTTTGTGCATCAATTAAACGTTGGGTGGCCAAATCATAATTTTGATAGGCCTCGTTGCCAAGGTAATGCATTTCACTCTTCAATAAATCCATGGCCACCAAAAAAACATGGGGTCCAGTAAAATCGATTTTATCGTAATCTGCCTCTTTGGGACGGCCGGCCTGAACCATGCGACGGTTATATTCATGTGCAATAACGCCATGCCCAGAAATAAACTGAAAGATTGATTCCGCTGTTTTCAAACTCTCTGATTGAATACCTGGAATATTCCGCGAGATCAGGTGTAAAAGCTGCCAATTTCGAGGAATTCCACCATTCGACTGCACATCCAATGCTTTCAGATTCTGGCTTAAATAAGCATGAATCTTCAGCAAATCGTCCCAAGCTGCAGACTCACGAATTTCTTGAAACTGCTTGAGAACTCCCCGTTCCTTCAGAACAAGAATTAAAAAATTATGTAATTTTTCTCTTTGGCTAGAATTCTGATAAAAGGTAGTGAAATCAGGACTTTCAATTTCAATCCCAATTGCTCCACGTCCATCATATTTATTATCATCCCAAGCATCCCCTGTGGGATAAGCTGTCACACGCGGAATATCTCCGCCATGGCTTAAATCCCCACGGGTCATCTTGACCAATTGCGCTTGAGCCCCACTCTCTGTCTGGGCAATATTGCCTGTCAAAAAATAGTTTGAAACATTTTTATAGGCATGCGGACGTTCAACGACTCTGCCACGTTGCATGCGACGCAAAAAAGCAGAAAGTGTATAGAGGGGAATATCTGTTCGTTTATTGGCTGTCCAGTGCAAAACAACTTGTGTCGGAGGTTTTTTCTCATTCAGATCAAAACTTTGGCGAAAAGGATAGTGAAAGTTTTCTACAAAATGTTGATAGGCTTGGGGAGAAAAAATATGAAAACGCTCATTGACCTTTTGCAAATGGGGAAGCAAATCCTTAAACCCAATCACACCGGCTTCTCGTTCAGCATCATTCACTCCCACCACCTTCGAGGGAATCAAACGAAAATTGGATTCCTGCTTTGCGCTGGCACTTAACCAGTTTTCAGTGTCTTCATGCGCTGAAGCAGGTAAAGTGCTTCCCAAAGTACTTATGGCCAATACCATACTCAGAATAATTTTCGCTTGACACATAGGCAGATTCTCACTTTGCAGCTCATTTTCAAGGGAAAAATTAAATTTTGATAAATAACCCTATCTTAAGAATATAACAAATAGCTTGATTTTGAATATGTGATCGTCAATGTATGTGGATAAAACGCACTATTGAGTGGATTTTTGCGCGCCGAAAGTGCCACAATAGATGAAAAGTCAGGAATGGGGAATGCACGGCTTGAGCACTAATAAACTTTGTCTTCTGGGACTGAGTCTCTTCAGTCTTGCCAGTTGCCTGGATCCTGTGATTGAAAACCAACCGCTAACTGCAGAGCCCATTTCAGCAAGTTCAGCCACACTCGTTCCGCAAGCAGCGGGAACAAAAGTTCAACTGACCGGCATTGTCAAAAACGCGAAAACGCAAGCCTTGCTTGCGGGTGTCAAGGTCCGTCTGAATACGCTTGAAACCCAAACCGATCAAACAGGATTTTTTGCTTTTGAAAACCTTGAAATCGGCGAAATGAAATTGATTGCTGAAGCACCAGGCTACCAACCTCAG
The DNA window shown above is from bacterium (Candidatus Blackallbacteria) CG13_big_fil_rev_8_21_14_2_50_49_14 and carries:
- a CDS encoding hydroxyacid dehydrogenase; the protein is MKIALCGTGLMGAPMAQEWQILGNQVSVWNRTLSKAEPLATYGIKVSQTPSEALVEAQVLVLMLSDYSASQAVVQTFSSGELRNKTILQMGTLAPEQNLALQEFIRSEGGHFLEAPVLGSIAQVKAHELICMVGGEESLCLEFLPILEQLCKSVKWIGPVGSASSLKLALNQMIPSLLAVFGLSLEFVRASGVPVSTFMEILEQSALNAPTFAKKLPRYLSQDYTHPNFPVRHMLKDLALFESASAGMDLNTGSLMSVKALLNQAAEAGFADQDYSALLTSIKN
- a CDS encoding 3'-5' exonuclease, which codes for MGQFSLFDTEEFVKDEVFIFFDTETNGLPYNFNAPITEVDNWPRMIQLAWIQADAQQNELSRGDYLIFPENFYVYESVHGITNDQAMKEGHDLTEVLQKFSKVVQESTVLVAHNISFDDKILGAEFIRKGLPNPMKELNRICTMESTVDFVAIKSGNRNKFPKLEELHHKLFNMGFEGAHNAMVDVEALARCFWELKKNNIVSLY
- a CDS encoding asparagine synthase — its product is MMVEGEILVSLGLSKKQTHVRPLAKGELVLPGQRQRNFPVIAGGVGLSVSQTHTLEQSWRAQGVIPQFMQGLRFESYACEVGGQDLRTAQAWKQQIQQGQISAVKGGFVVADHESDRQLSLYRDPMGERTLFYTRIGAGLIYASNLDLLLASGMVQRSLNLDALARYLSYAYLPGRETLLNDVFELLPGEALHWSQGEVKTEHFWTLPEIDRECSEETAIRLLREELESAILRRMPAQETVCASLSGGIDSSLVVALLSKFSLSKVRTWSVSFGEKYRNELPFSQALAEAAQTEHQILEIMPQTVMHFLDATLACLGNPIGDPLTVPNALLFRTANAYGPVLFNGEGGDPLFGGPKNIPMLLSALYLQETKTPEFELARTYLHSYRKLYADLPQLFEPETLKALTPGGLEKDLIPWFSAQSEQSLVHQLMSANTRLKGSHHILYKVNAISQKLGVYPASPLFDKNIAELAFSMPPQFKLRGGVEKYILKQAVSDLLPAQILNRPKSGMQVPVEQWFKPGGPLNREAKHRLRNLAKYPWFKRDYFQRLAAWDLGGYLPRHGLKVWILLSLEAWLRYYIGGP
- a CDS encoding MOSC domain-containing protein, with translation MKLSQIWIYPIKSLQGIELQASRFEARGLLFDRRWMLVDSQGKFLSQRKIPAMASLKVELNEALRVFNPQGSFIQIPFPPYPSAKPMQVKIWNSLVLAEQLSEQLDHWFSEQLGQTVSLVYLPDSSLRPTSETWAPGAEVSFADGYPFLLTSEASLNALAAETGASLNQRLFRPNLVVKGNLAWEENAWGFLKIGDYKFQAVKPCTRCVMITQNPETGKSEHPQLLKQLQTQISWQNQAIFGENLIAHEPQGHLKIGDAIKPIASKAPSLIPDQKLRHLPQD
- a CDS encoding NAD/FAD-dependent oxidoreductase, with product MRSCVVVGAGISGIIAARRLQKKGVAVKVIEKSKGFGGRMATRRVGEAVFDHGAQYLTVHGMFFRVVIEDLQDQGLVKEWGRGFLNGDKILNMDGYLRFFGSQGMASIAQKLAEPLEICLEENIVSLQAKDSEWILQSESGGSWQADAVILSPPLPQSLTLLNKSGIEPEEEILQRLKAVKFDPCIVVMAELEAPSTLPSPGALSQKDPMSPIAWIADNQAKGISPVPALTIQATAHFSRSHWKEEKEAVGLKLWEAAQKYNSVNYVALDVHKWRFAQVQNPLQENYFELNHPLPLYLAGDAFGDPFNPVEGAAVSGLESAKALLKRWA